The proteins below come from a single Portunus trituberculatus isolate SZX2019 unplaced genomic scaffold, ASM1759143v1 PGA_scaffold_314__1_contigs__length_179449, whole genome shotgun sequence genomic window:
- the LOC123500496 gene encoding holotricin-3-like produces the protein MRYGRQRATDGILAAMKQFTIAIVFIGMLALCAALPVPDPETLPVPLPAALPEPHINFGFGGGRGRGGGRGRDRGRFQGRFRGRGGGRFGGNRFGHHDDHHNDHFDGGHGFGGGHGFGGGHGFGGHGSPHAHISLGHGGLGFLIHRH, from the exons ATGCGGTACGGTCGTCAGCGAGCCACAGACGGTATCCTAGCAGCGATGAAGCAG TTCACTATAGCCATTGTGTTCATCGGGATGCTGGCCCTGTGTGCGGCCCTCCCTGTCCCAGATCCAGAGACCCTCCCAGTGCCCCTCCCTGCCGCCTTGCCAGAGCCCCATATCAATTTCGGCTTCGgcggaggtagaggaagaggagggggaaggggaagggacagGGGAAGGTTCCAAGGAAGATTTagaggtcgaggaggaggaaggttcgGAGGAAACAGGTTTGGTCACCATGATGACCACCATAATGACCACTTCGATGGCGGCCACGGCTTCGGCGGCGGTCATGGCTTCGGCGGTGGCCACGGCTTCGGCGGACACGGATCTCCTCACGCCCACATTTCTCTTGGACATGGCGGCCTGGGCTTCCTCATCCACCGCCACTAA